The region AAGTTCAGCAGTACCAGGTGATTTTCCCTTTGTGttgatgggtctaaggccacaatgccggcccatgtagttatgagtaggaagacacgggggttagccctaggcactgtatgctagtatgatatctGGGACCAAGGTCCATTGATAGCGGGCGAGTGCCCatgaatggtttgcatgatagagtatacttgttgtctgtttgATACTTGTATGagcttggtagggaggtgagtacgggcgaggtcccgtatctcaccaacagcagagtgtggacggggttccatatctcattagtagcagagtagggacgaggcccaagttaggaaaagagtgagtgtgggtcgggcccgtatctcaccaccagtaggagcatggaaggggttccatgactcaacagtagcaggacaggggcgaggcccaagatatgTGAGGCCTTAGAACAAGATACAGTAGtattgtttagcttatgtgttgtgatatgttatgtgttagtagacattagcgggcgaggcccagtgataggcgaggcctaagcgaaacagatctgtatctgagcgaggctcgaagccaggcggggcctgttgtagcgggcgaggcccgaggtagaggGTGTGGCCCAGTACTCTCGGTTTGCGATCttgtgtttggtatgtggtaggttggggaacttactaagctttgtgcttacggttttcagttttggtttcaggtacttccggtagcggagggaagagctcggggtgatcgcatggcacacaccatagattagacagcctgggaatgttttgctctgataatgaaaatatgttttggaaatgatacttggaattcatgttatgacttatgatatgtttttatgaatatggctttggtaatgatttaaagaaaatttttggtacggatttttgggatgttaaaatGACACAATCAATTAAAACGATTAAGTGATAGGATGAAAGATGAATTGTTGAAGTGAGGTCGTTTGCAAAGCTGCAACTGCAACAAAATTGGTTTTGGTTTCGGTTTGGGTTCCATAATAACCCtactttttatttaatatttatttttaatatatacccAACTCCTTCATGGCTTTTCCCTACTTCTGTCTCTCAGCGACTAACTAACACCACAACAAATGACGAATGACAATGGCATAATCAATTAAGCCAATTAAGTTATGGGATGGAAGATGAATTGTTGAAGTGAGGTGGTTTGCAAAACTGCAACTGCAACATCTCCATCTCTTTCGATTTATCTCGACAAACAAATCACAGGTGCATCTCTATACAATACAcacattttcattttttatttcagCTTTGTGTTTAAATCGACACTTTACATTTCTTTTTGAAGTTTAGGGTTCAAATATGTTTCTAATTTTCAGCTTAATCTTAGCTTCTGTTAGCCATACTAATAGACATTAATTTCAGTACTTAGAAGTAGAATGATTAAATTATCGATAAAAAGAAAGGCAAATGCTCGAATGTTCATGCTTCTGTTTTTGAAACCGTTAGattattgtttttatattttggttTTGGGTTTTGATTGGTTTGCTCTTGGTATTGGGTTGATGAGTTCCATTTTTTTAACTAAAAGTCTAAAGTTAGCCaaacattttttaatttattggtttttttttttaaaatcaataaGTTATTAAGGTTGCGTTTAGTTAcagaaaaacaattttcatttttcattttttgttttccgttttcatttttcattgaaaaatttagaaaacgcGTTTAGTTAAACTTATGCGGTGACGATAGcgggttggtggtggtggtgatgccaGGCGATGGTGGTGGCAGCGGCAATTGTgtcagtggtggtgatggtggtggcagtAGTGGTGGTGGTGCTAGTGATGGgttagtggtggtggtgatggtgatggtgatggtaggtcggtgattgtggtggtggtgttgggtgGGTGGGGGTGcgagtgtgtgtttgtgtgtgtgtatgtgtgtgtttgtgagGGTAGGTGTGGATTTGTGtgggtgtgggtgtgtgtgtctgtgagggtgggggtgggggtaggtgtgggtttatatgtgtgtgggtgtgtgtgtctgtgagggtgggggtgggggtaggtgtgggtttgtgtgtgtgtatgtgcgtGTGTTTGTAGGGGTGTGGGTGGGTATGTGTGTGAGTGTATTTGTGCGTGTATGGGTGCACTGGTGggtatgtgtttgtgtgtgtgggtgggtgggtgggtgtatgtgtgtgtgtgtgtttgtgggtgagTGTGTGtatgggtatgtatgtgtgtgtgtgtgtttgtgggtgagtgtgggtgtgggtgtgggtatgtatgtgtgtgtgtgtttgtgggttggtgtgtgtgtgcGTACGGGTGGGTGGGGGTGTTAAGGTGGTGGTAGGTAGAGGTGGATGGGGTGGGAGTGGGtatgtgtttatattttagaaatttttttggaattagaaaaatgtggaaaacaatgattatcagttttcaaaaaatttccaacctctttgtaattttagaaaacggaaaatttttattttccgtgaaaaatttagaaaaatagacgaactaaacgcgttttcaaaattctcatttttcttgaaattttttttcgaaaaacGGTCCATTTTTCCGCAACTAAACGCACCCTAAGCCATTTCAAAAAAAACACTAAACAACCATATttctcaaataaaaaaaaatattttttacttttatttattttttattggattTATTGGCCGCCATTAACCCACGTTTTAACGTCAAAAAAGCTTATGAGAATTGAGAAGCCGCAACCAACTCATGTGGCGGACATCAATCGGAAACCGCCATTCGCCAAATAAAACTTGAACACGAAATCAATGGCCAATTCATCCCCAATGTTCCTCCTAAGAACCTCTTTCTTTCACGCTTTCACAATCACCACTACCAAACCCTTCTCTAATTCCATCATTTCCCCTTTCAAACCCCACCAATTTCACATCAAATCAACCAAGGTTAGTACATTTCATCACTTCCCCAATCTCCTGCCATCAAAACATTCCAATTTCACATTCTTACGAAACTCTTTGAATATCGTAAAATTCTGCTAATTAATGTATGCGATTGATGTTTTCAGATGGAAAGAAGTGAAATTACAGCGGAAATAGAAGTGGGTAAGAGCGGAAAGAAGAAGATATTCGTATCGGGAGCCACCGGAAAAACTGGGAAGAGAATCGTCGAGCAATTACTTGCAAAGGGTTTTGCCGTGAAGGCCGGTGTGCGTGATGCCGAGAAGGCTAAAACAATCTTTCCAAATCTCAATCAAGATCTTCAAATCGTAAGTAACATCAAATTGTTTATCCCAAATGagccaaattgaacacattttttCTAAGTTCAGGTGAAAGCAGATGTCACAGAAGGTTCAGAGAAGTTAGCGGAAGCCATTGGAGATGATTCAGATGCTGTCGTATGTGCTACTGGCTTTCAGTATTCATGGGACTTGTTGGCTCCATGGAAGGTCAGTTCTTTGTCAATGGTGTTCCCAATATATTAGGGTTTATTTAGCTTCTTTCTGTTGCATTTCATTCTATCAATATTTAATTGTTAGGTTTGTTGGTTGAGTTGGATTTGTAATTAGTTAAAGTTAGTTGAA is a window of Lactuca sativa cultivar Salinas chromosome 1, Lsat_Salinas_v11, whole genome shotgun sequence DNA encoding:
- the LOC111907305 gene encoding uncharacterized protein At2g34460, chloroplastic; amino-acid sequence: MANSSPMFLLRTSFFHAFTITTTKPFSNSIISPFKPHQFHIKSTKMERSEITAEIEVGKSGKKKIFVSGATGKTGKRIVEQLLAKGFAVKAGVRDAEKAKTIFPNLNQDLQIVKADVTEGSEKLAEAIGDDSDAVVCATGFQYSWDLLAPWKVDYYGTVNLVEACRKLGVTKFVLVSSILVNGAAMGQLLNPAYVFLNAFGLVLVAKLQAEQYIRKSGINYTIIRPGGLKNDPPNGNVVMEPEDTLSEGSISRDQVAEVAVEALLQPQSSYKVVEIVARTEAPKKSFEELFSSIKER